The Mobula birostris isolate sMobBir1 chromosome 11, sMobBir1.hap1, whole genome shotgun sequence genome has a segment encoding these proteins:
- the tcf20 gene encoding transcription factor 20, whose translation MELNEPAGVRTVQHRSMQSYREQSSYHGSQRLLHQEAQESARLSDYNQHHQGPIYSGYSNRPVSEGCDQQLYPPFRREPADYYYSRGKELTSTQVQRRLGGGLQSGYGAQQAGSYSVQYLSEGQWRPPPTSMPGYGHFEQDVYTSQFSPGTSQQQLRHQSFQATASSQGLAQAPSSTTHLSQLLHQAGSGLQAKYQHRAAQYNPQQFQPSSTTSTTTTTTSTSSSSSSYLSPQGYSQPPGQAFDGYHASASSQCDGYTVNAAVAPGYGTQAGYSYQPPVAKPCFEQAKPPSGQQHTQRNLQYPATAKMALLNQQFGSYCTADIPAKSPMPFHQNFSPGSNPSPATPVAQSPSCSSTPSPLLVGGDGLQCSAGSIGIGARGRLLQQMPHPSPTPAGLMSSPSSQSATYEGFGLEGGGEKRAPDLGLSSLTALSSQVANIPNTVQHLLLSDSLALQRRQARRSAKRTGAPGELPGLEEQLKSPRADSLDGGCSSSSEDHAERVRQLSGQSGCSERALKPRHPEAANATCSPAGSHGDGRPLSKEELMAQMCQEGKGSAVATLAEPGPQRGEKPVGVIVSRETMAGRAEAMGIAGQEDEHAYTVGSEKVPGRGQQPNNSRSTTARSAAQNGNGLGHQGHPAPGDPMATRLDSSKSPSCLAYGFRDMPRNEGGYHQMQYPSTPYGQLETEQFTSGDRKVIPNKAEKSHSLLQEALQANYPARKFHPNYVPDLQFSGFMDPLLQPGYPMRQMSEVTRKDVPSHATALPSGWVDGRAQVPGFGTEQGRADLETQLEGGMSERKSVICDFSPSRQFGRSSTPLTCGQSHDQEFFRNVKGDKFCKAGQSVIQTGLPVMSETRIKGEMGQGLGQQRAIGHHDDRDPRTLSPPWKYDTSQLVRGSTMISTPMPMGSASNFPHQPLNNRSTRARRPYGRGAGRGGVRRRGSARADGNAFLTRAPLIKQEGMLEVGRAGHLGQSREHLPTLLDKIAMYPTNSDTLSSLLAKQVNACSSGMESEGTVRYPIHPPKQMYNLKGVGDWTNTNDVKMPAVEMCRSRIQKEPRLPDATQQEAGSHPSLQMYLPQSHEAQSPQLDDQSASMGKHLPKKQNNTSQEDSSVQSSILSRRRIRSFISPIPAKRFCQEPKAKDPLHQRDPADSPCSASLTPVQKPEAADECQQVNDEKGSPGGSLSPAASLASPGKTKTLPPRKGRGLKLEAIVQKITSPNGRKFPPTGMLDGASDSLTLEDILSVKEAGWERGSGAMVQAGYKMDGDPKEGAEEQARGPGATCQERHSNCSQLCGASSPSARAPHHPESNQCGAVCPLPCPLAHQAGEGTTGVTPKAEVVVAKGYFPSGKKRGRPLGSINKQKRLRQECSGPRARDEAEEEKAKAKVRPERKKPVSHPRRRRKRLDGPVVLPQEPEIKLKHTARVTRRRRGESQDKGFSPYVLLERNREVALCTIINTQDDQNSIQKGVKGHQGPTSTPPPSCAGKALPTSSHMVQGPLVTDSPTLGVLVCCLCGKCANHRDLGDLFGPYYPHQYAGTLPKNPPPKKIAPAQSRVVRHRSMPDLLKTGQSGDESKEFGSVLGHPRFKRRHYSEDCTPSWASPRSSKGHRRCYCCIKTSSVDLRTQRFKSELGPQVELQLPQLPLDPNELWIHESCVLWASGVYLISGRLYGLQEAVEMARETKCSHCQEPGATLGCYCKGCPLNYHYICALEADCFLNEENFSMKCPKHKHRATKGSSTEQSERG comes from the exons ATGGAATTGAATG AACCTGCTGGGGTACGAACCGTGCAACACCGCAGCATGCAGTCCTACCGAGAGCAGAGCAGCTACCACGGGAGCCAGAGGCTGCTGCACCAAGAGGCCCAGGAGTCCGCCCGCCTGAGCGACTATAACCAGCACCACCAGGGCCCAATTTACAGCGGCTACAGCAACCGACCAGTCAGCGAGGGCTGTGACCAACAGCTGTACCCGCCCTTCCGCAGGGAGCCCGCTGATTACTATTACTCAAGGGGGAAGGAACTGACCAGCACCCAGGTTCAGCGCAGGTTGGGTGGGGGGCTGCAGAGTGGCTATGGCGCACAGCAGGCTGGCAGCTACTCCGTGCAGTACTTGAGCGAGGGCCAGTGGCGACCTCCACCCACCTCCATGCCAGGCTATGGACACTTTGAGCAGGACGTATACACCAGTCAGTTTTCTCCAGGTACCTCTCAGCAACAGCTGCGACACCAGTCCTTCCAAGCGACTGCCAGCAGCCAAGGACTGGCCCAagccccttcctccaccactcaCCTTTCCCAGCTTCTCCACCAGGCTGGTTCGGGCCTGCAGGCCAAGTACCAGCACCGAGCAGCCCAGTACAACCCCCAGCAGTTTCAGCCCTCCTCCAccacctctaccaccacaaccaccacctccacctcctcctcctcctcctcctacctgTCTCCTCAAGGCTACAGCCAGCCCCCTGGTCAGGCATTTGATGGCTACCATGCCAGTGCCAGCAGCCAGTGCGATGGCTACACAGTCAATGCTGCAGTTGCCCCCGGTTACGGTACCCAGGCTGGCTACAGCTACCAGCCACCTGTAGCCAAACCCTGCTTCGAACAGGCAAAACCACCGTCGGGCCAGCAGCATACCCAACGAAACCTGCAGTACCCCGCCACCGCCAAGATGGCCCTGCTCAACCAGCAGTTTGGTTCTTATTGCACAGCCGACATTCCTGCCAAATCGCCCATGCCATTCCACCAGAACTTTAGCCCCGGTTCCAACCCCTCACCAGCCACCCCCGTGGCCCAGTCCCCCTCCTGCAGCTCCACCCCGTCCCCCCTGCTGGTCGGCGGCGACGGCCTTCAGTGCAGTGCCGGGTCCATTGGCATCGGGGCAAGGGGCCGCCTCCTGCAGCAGATGCCCCATCCCAGCCCCACCCCAGCGGGGCTGATGTCCAGCCCCAGCTCCCAGTCTGCCACCTACGAAGGCTTCGGCCTGGAGGGCGGTGGGGAGAAGAGAGCGCCGGACCTGGGCCTCAGCAGCCTTACTGCTCTGAGCTCGCAGGTGGCCAACATCCCCAACACAGTGCAGCACCTGCTCCTCTCTGACTCGCTGGCCCTGCAGCGCAGGCAGGCCCGCCGTTCCGCCAAGAGAACGGGAGCCCCAGGGGAGCTGCCAGGCCTGGAGGAACAGCTGAAGTCGCCCCGGGCAGACTCCCTGGATGGAGGCTGCTCCAGCTCCTCGGAGGACCACGCGGAGCGGGTCCGCCAGCTCAGtgggcagagcggctgctcggagCGGGCCCTGAAGCCACGCCACCCCGAGGCTGCCAATGCTACCTGCTCGCCGGCCGGCTCCCATGGCGACGGACGGCCGCTCTCCAAGGAGGAGCTGATGGCCCAGATGTGTCAGGAGGGCAAAGGCAGCGCCGTGGCGACGCTGGCGGAGCCAGGACCCCAGCGAGGCGAGAAGCCGGTGGGTGTCATTGTGTCAAGGGAAACTATGGCTGGGAGGGCAGAAGCAATGGGCATTGCTGGGCAAGAAGATGAGCACGCCTACACTGTCGGTAGCGAGAAGGTGCCTGGCCGTGGCCAGCAGCCCAACAATAGCCGCAGCACCACGGCAAGATCAGCAGCCCAGAATGGCAACGGCCTGGGGCACCAAGGTCATCCGGCGCCTGGTGACCCCATGGCTACTAGGTTGGACTCCTCCAAGTCCCCCAGCTGCTTAGCTTACGGTTTCCGGGACATGCCCAGAAATGAAGGGGGGTACCATCAAATGCAGTACCCCAGCACCCCTTACGGCCAGCTGGAGACTGAGCAGTTCACTTCTGGGGACAGGAAGGTCATCCCAAATAAGGCTGAGAAGAGCCACAGTTTGCTTCAGGAAGCCCTGCAAGCCAACTATCCTGCAAGGAAGTTCCATCCAAACTATGTCCCTGACCTGCAATTTTCGGGATTCATGGATCCCTTGCTGCAGCCTGGTTACCCCATGCGACAGATGTCTGAGGTGACGAGAAAAGATGTCCCAAGTCATGCCACAGCTTTGCCCTCTGGTTGGGTAGATGGGAGAGCACAAGTTCCTGGCTTTGGCACCGAGCAGGGCAGGGCTGACCTGGAGACCCAGCTTGAAGGCGGGATGTCAGAGAGGAAGTCCGTCATCTGCGACTTCTCCCCATCAAGGCAGTTTGGCCGTAGCTCTACACCTTTAACCTGTGGGCAGTCTCATGATCAAGAGTTTTTCCGGAACGTGAAGGGTGACAAGTTTTGCAAAGCAGGACAGTCGGTTATCCAGACAGGTCTTCCTGTAATGTCAGAAACACGAATAAAAGGTGAGATGGGCCAAGGTCTAGGTCAGCAAAGGGCTATTGGACACCACGATGACAGAGACCCAAGGACACTCTCACCCCCCTGGAAGTACGATACTTCACAATTGGTCAGGGGTTCCACAATGATTTCTACTCCGATGCCCATGGGATCTGCCAGTAACTTTCCCCATCAGCCTCTGAACAACCGATCCACCAGGGCAAGGCGTCCCTATGGCAGGGGGGCAGGCAGAGGCGGGGTGAGGAGGAGAGGTTCAGCAAGGGCAGATGGCAATGCTTTCCTGACAAGGGCACCACTTATCAAACAGGAAGGTATGCTGGAAGTTGGCAGAGCCGGGCACCTTGGCCAATCTCGTGAACACCTGCCAACATTATTGGACAAGATCGCCATGTACCCTACAAACTCAGATACGCTTTCCTCCCTGTTAGCCAAGCAAGTGAATGCTTGTTCCTCGGGTATGGAGTCGGAAGGCACGGTCAGGTATCCAATTCATCCACCGAAGCAGATGTACAATCTTAAAGGGGTGGGTGATTGGACTAACACAAATGATGTGAAAATGCCTGCTGTAGAGATGTGCAGGAGCAGGATTCAGAAAGAGCCAAGACTCCCTGATGCCACGCAGCAGGAAGCAGGTAGCCACCCCTCGCTCCAAATGTATTTGCCTCAGAGTCATGAGGCCCAAAGCCCACAGCTGGATGATCAGTCAGCATCCATGGGCAAGCATTTGCCTAAAAAGCAAAACAATACGAGTCAGGAGGACTCATCGGTTCAGTCCTCTATTTTGTCAAGGAGAAGGATAAGATCTTTTATATCACCGATTCCAGCCAAGAGATTTTGCCAAGAGCCAAAAGCCAAGGACCCCCTGCACCAGCGTGACCCTGCCGACTCTCCGTGCAGCGCCAGCCTGACCCCCGTACAAAAGCCTGAGGCTGCCGATGAGTGCCAGCAGGTGAACGATGAGAAGGGCAGCCCCGGTGGGAGCCTTTCTCCAGCTGCTTCCCTCGCCAGTCCTGGTAAAACTAAGACACTGCCACCGCGGAAGGGCCGAGGCCTAAAGCTGGAAGCCATTGTGCAGAAGATCACGTCACCCAACGGGAGGAAGTTTCCGCCAACTGGGATGCTGGATGGGGCCTCAGACAGTCTGACACTAGAAGACATCCTGTCCGTCAAAGAGGCTGGTTGGGAGAGAGGCAGCGGGGCAATGGTGCAGGCTGGGTACAAGATGGATGGAGATCCCAAGGAAGGGGCTGAGGAACAGGCTCGGGGCCCTGGGGCTACCTGCCAGGAGCGACATTCCAACTGCTCCCAGCTCTGTGGAGCCTCCTCACCATCTGCTCGGGCTCCGCATCATCCCGAGTCCAATCAGTGCGGTGCCGTATGCCCTCTGCCCTGCCCCCTGGCGCACCAGGCCGGCGAGGGGACCACTGGTGTCACCCCTAAGGCGGAAGTTGTGGTTGCAAAGGGATACTTCCCGTCTGGCAAAAAGCGAGGGAGACCGCTGGGGAGTATTAACAAGCAGAAACGCCTCCGGCAGGAGTGCTCAGGCCCCCGGGCTCGGGATGAGGCAGAGGAGGAGAAGGCCAAGGCTAAGGTGAGGCCCGAGAGGAAGAAACCAGTCTCCCACCCGAGGAGGCGCCGCAAGCGGCTCGACGGCCCTGTCGTGCTGCCCCAGGAACCAGAAATCAAACTGAAACACACTGCTCGAGTGACACGCAGGAGGCGGGGGGAGTCCCAGGATAAGGGCTTCTCTCCCTACGTGTTGCTGGAGAGGAATCGTGAAGTGGCGCTCTGCACTATAATCAACACCCAGGATGATCAGAACAGTATCCAGAAAGGAGTTAAGGGTCACCAGGGGCcaacctccaccccaccacccagttgtGCTGGCAAAGCCTTACCAACATCCTCACACATGGTGCAAGGGCCACTGGTGACTGACTCCCCCACCCTTGGCGTCTTGGTCTGCTGCTTGTGTGGCAAATGTGCCAATCACAGGGACCTGGGCGACCTCTTTGGACCCTACTACCCTCACCAGTATGCTGGCACCCTGCCCAAGAACCCACCCCCGAAGAAGATAGCACCGGCGCAGAGCCGCGTGGTGAGGCACAGGAGCATGCCCGACCTGCTAAAGACTGGCCAGTCGGGAGACGAGAGCAAGGAGTTTGGGTCTGTCCTGGGGCACCCCAGGTTCAAAAGGCGTCACTACAGCGAAGATTGCACCCCTTCCTGGGCCAGTCCCAGGAGCAGCAAAGGGCACCGCCGCTGCTACTGCTGCATAAAGACTTCCTCTGTCGACTTACGGACTCAGAGATTTAAAAGTGAGCTCGGCCCGCAAGTGGAGCTACAGCTCCCTCAACTACCTCTAGACCCCAATGAACTGTGGATCCACGAGTCCTGTGTGCTCTGGGCCAGTGGGGTCTACCTGATCTCTGGGAGACTCTATGGACTGCAAGAAGCTGTAGAAATGGCTAGAGAAACG